The proteins below come from a single Zea mays cultivar B73 chromosome 8, Zm-B73-REFERENCE-NAM-5.0, whole genome shotgun sequence genomic window:
- the LOC100382473 gene encoding U11/U12 small nuclear ribonucleoprotein 59 kDa protein, which yields MIPREQPPGMFRPPNAFGAPPPFLPQPPPLQWQWQQPPPPPPSPSPSPAVTFWQRDNVRDHVRKLQQTIELSTALIKELEEIAAAGNPGDGATETRKSASSSAELPWGSGDSSEDKRLGFVELARSMGISQDTHESMATDAANYLCHQLQHLLGPISSATSQSGPWEERSAMVRLTQKLQKSKRNKRWRQRRRKHVAELFQKERADYDRVDREADEWRAKQIAKDIAKRRVESMQQIARKKTNEERKRLESELELALMVEKLQELRSIRVQKMKKQGHFLPEEDDKYLERVKAAVEEEERQAASAARTDAVKDAILTAEESRKPLQYTNSQEGGSEQPKSGPSEDEDQGDGGMSERNDQASQKTEHEDEGHRFEGKGHGHHDPVSNLPFEFYHYYHGSDYDMGTLIEVRRMWDSFIRPGGSRIPGHWVPPPPPADEVWASYLVQHK from the exons ATGATTCCTCGAGAGCAGCCGCCAGGTATGTTCCGGCCGCCGAATGCCTTTGGGGCGccgcccccctttcttcctcagccTCCACCGTTGCAGTGGCAGTGGCAGcaaccgcccccgcccccgccctcgccctcgccctcgcctGCGGTTACCTTCTGGCAGCGAGACAATGTGCGGGATCATGTGAGGAAGCTGCAACAGACCATCGAGTTATCAACTGCGCT AATAAAAGAGCTCGAGGAAATTGCGGCGGCCGGAAATCCTGGTGATGGTGCCACAGAAACACGAAAATCTGCTTCGTCCTCGGCGGAATTGCCGTGGGGGTCCGGCGATTCTTCAGAGGACAAGCGCCTCGGTTTCGTTGAGCTGGCTAGGTCCATGGGGATTAGTCAGGACACTCATGAGTCGATGGCAACAGATGCAGCCAATTACCTTTGCCACCAGCTTCAGCATCTTCTTGGGCCTATCTCTTCTGCGACGAGCCAAAGTGGCCCCTGGGAGGAGAGGTCGGCGATGGTTAGGTTGACTCAGAAGCTGCAGAAATCTAAGAGAAATAAGCGGTGGCGGCAGAGGAGAAGGAAGCATGTTGCGGAGCTTTTTCAGAAG GAGCGTGCGGATTATGATAGAGTTGACCGGGAAGCTGATGAATGGAGGGCTAAGCAAATAGCCAAGGACATTGCAAAGCGGAGG GTGGAAAGCATGCAGCAGATTGCTAGAAAGAAAACAAATGAGGAAAGAAAGCGCCTAGAATCTGAG CTGGAGCTTGCCCTAATGGTCGAGAAACTTCAGGAGCTTCGGTCTATAAGAGTtcaaaaaatgaagaaacaag GCCATTTTCTTCCTGAAGAGGATGATAAATACCTCGAGCGTGTTAAGGCTGCAGTTGAGGAAGAGGAGCGCCAAGCTGCATCTGCTGCTCGGACTGATGCTGTTAAGGATGCTATTCTGACTGCTGAGGAGtcaaggaagcctctacagtataCAAATTCTCAGGAAGGTGGTTCTGAACAGCCTAAAAGTGGACCATCTGAAGACGAGGACCAGGGAGATGGTGGGATGAGTGAGAGAAATGACCAGGCAAGCCAAAAAACAGAACATGAAGATGAAGGTCATAGATTTGAGGGGAAAGGGCATGGACATCATGACCCTGTCAGCAATCTGCCTTTTGAGTTCTACCATTATTATCATGGAAGTGACTATGACATGGGGACACTCATTGAG GTCCGCAGAATGTGGGATTCTTTCATCAGACCTGGAGGAAG CCGTATACCTGGGCACTGGGTTCCACCACCCCCTCCAGCTGATGAGGTTTGGGCATCTTATTTGGTGCAGCACAAGTAA
- the LOC100283666 gene encoding ras-related protein Rab7, whose translation MATRRRMLLKVIILGDSGVGKTSLMNQYVNNRFSNQYKATIGADFLTKEVQIDDRLFTLQIWDTAGQERFQSLGVAFYRGADCCVLVYDVNVSKSFEKLNNWREEFLIQASPSDPENFPFVVLGNKIDVDGGNSRTVSEKKAKAWCASKGNIPYFETSAKEGFNVEAAFECIARNAVKNEPEEDMYLPDTIDVGGAGRQQRSSGCEC comes from the exons ATGGCGACGCGCAGGCGAATGCTCCTCAAGGTCATCATCCTCGGCGACAGCGG GGTCGGCAAGACCTCGCTGATGAACCA GTACGTCAACAACAGGTTCAGCAACCAGTACAAGGCCACCATCGGCGCGGATTTCCTCACCAAGGAGGTCCAGATCGACGACCGCCTCTTCACACTGCAG ATATGGGATACGGCAGGACAGGAGCGGTTTCAAAGTCTTGGTGTGGCATTTTATAGGGGAGCTGACTGCTGTGTTCTTGTATATGATGTCAACGTATCCAAGTCATTTGAAAAGCTCAACAACTGGCGTGAGGAATTCCTAATTCAA GCCAGCCCATCAGACCCAGAGAATTTCCCATTTGTTGTGCTTGGTAACAAGATCGATGTTGATGGTGGTAACAGCCGGACT GTTTCTGAGAAGAAGGCTAAAGCATGGTGTGCTTCAAAGGGAAACATCCCCTACTTTGAGACGTCGGCTAAAGAGGGCTTCAATGTAGAGGCTGCATTTGAGTGTATAGCGAGGAATGCTGTAAAAAATGAGCCAGAAGAAGATAT GTATCTTCCTGATACGATTGATGTTGGGGGCGCTGGAAGGCAACAGCGTTCGTCAGGTTGTGAATGCTAG
- the LOC103636843 gene encoding cytochrome P450 71A1: MLIVRSLRAYYYLPSVSLLDHPPIRAVSVKTMDVSPFLALLLVTLLSLLFFLSTWRKKQPSPPSGVGDGRPLPPSPRGLPILGHLPLLGPLPHRKLWAMAQAHGPVMLLRFGRVPTVVASSAAAAQEVMKTRDLAFASRPRMRMAERLVYGRDVAFVPYGEHWRQSRRVCVLHLLSQRRVSSFRHAREQEVAAMLARVRAAAGGRDGAVVNLTAHIISYTNGIISRATYGDKGGRYYDGPDGGEKLAKLFADFEELLGTVTVGEFVPWLAWVDALMGLDAKATRTSAELDAFLERVITDHRRQRRRGGQCDGDDHRDFVDVLLDVNEDEADAGGGVKFDDTTCDVTIKAIILKMFAAATDTTYTTLVWAMAELINHTHEMRRVQDEIRAAVGIDDDHVTEDHLEELRYLRCVIKETLRLHMPLPLLIPRETTVDTELLGYHVPAGTRVIVNAWAIARDAAAWERADEFVPERFAGGDDLKAADYLLLGQDFRFVPFGAGRRGCPGVGFSVPTMELALASLLYHFDWELPARGPSRLEMDELNGLSVRLKANLCLVAKPWCRQ, from the exons ATGCTTATCGTGAGATCACTGCGTGCCTATTATTATCTTCCTTCCGTCTCATTATTGGACCATCCACCTATACGTGCAGTGTCGGTGAAAACCATGGACGTGTCACCGTTCCTTGCACTGCTGCTCGTTACCCTCCTTTCCCTGCTCTTCTTCCTCTCCACTTGGAGGAAGAAACAGCCTTCTCCGCCCAGCGGCGTCGGCGATGGCCGGCCGCTTCCGCCGTCGCCTCGGGGCCTTCCTATCCTGGGACACCTGCCTCTTCTGGGCCCCCTGCCGCACCGGAAGCTGTGGGCGATGGCGCAGGCGCACGGCCCCGTGATGCTCCTCCGCTTCGGCCGCGTGCCGACGGTGGTGGCCTCGTCGGCGGCCGCGGCGCAGGAGGTGATGAAGACCCGCGACCTGGCGTTCGCGAGCCGCCCCAGGATGCGCATGGCCGAGCGCCTCGTGTACGGCCGCGACGTGGCCTTCGTCCCCTACGGCGAGCACTGGCGTCAGAGCCGACGCGTCTGCGTGCTCCACCTTCTCAGCCAGCGCCGCGTCAGCTCCTTCCGCCACGCCCGGGAGCAGGAGGTCGCCGCGATGCTCGCCCGCGTCCGCGCCGCCGCCGGTGGACGCGACGGCGCCGTCGTCAACCTCACCGCCCACATCATCTCCTACACCAACGGCATCATCTCCCGCGCCACGTACGGCGACAAAGGAGGGAGGTACTACGACGGGCCCGACGGCGGCGAGAAGCTCGCGAAGCTGTTCGCCGACTTCGAGGAGCTCCTGGGGACCGTCACCGTGGGGGAGTTCGTGCCCTGGCTGGCGTGGGTCGACGCGCTCATGGGCCTGGACGCCAAGGCCACGCGCACGTCCGCGGAGTTGGACGCCTTCCTGGAGCGGGTCATCACGGACCACCGTCGTCAGAGGCGCCGTGGCGGCCAGTGTGACGGCGACGACCATCGGGATTTTGTCGACGTGCTGTTGGACGTGAACGAGGACGAGGCGGACGCCGGTGGTGGAGTCAAGTTTGACGACACTACA TGCGACGTGACCATCAAGGCCATTATCCTG AAAATGTTTGCCGCCGCCACGGACACGACCTACACGACGCTGGTATGGGCCATGGCGGAGCTCATCAACCACACACACGAGATGCGCAGGGTCCAGGACGAGATCCGCGCCGCCGTCGGCATCGACGACGACCACGTCACCGAGGACCACCTCGAGGAGCTGCGCTACCTCAGGTGCGTGATCAAGGAGACGCTCCGGCTGCACATGCCGCTGCCGCTCCTCATACCACGGGAGACGACGGTGGACACGGAGCTGCTCGGCTACCACGTCCCAGCGGGCACCCGCGTCATCGTCAACGCCTGGGCCATCGCGCGGGACGCCGCGGCGTGGGAGCGCGCCGACGAGTTCGTGCCGGAGCGGTTTGCCGGCGGCGACGACCTCAAGGCGGCGGACTACTTGTTGCTCGGGCAGGACTTCAGGTTCGTGCCGTTTGGCGCCGGGAGGAGAGGGTGCCCTGGGGTGGGATTCTCTGTGCCGACCATGGAGCTGGCGCTGGCGAGCTTGCTCTATCACTTCGACTGGGAGCTGCCGGCTCGAGGGCCGTCGAGGCTGGAGATGGACGAGCTGAACGGGCTGTCCGTGCGCCTCAAGGCCAACCTGTGTTTGGTTGCTAAGCCATGGTGTCGTCAGTGA
- the LOC103635000 gene encoding cytochrome P450 71A1, producing the protein MDVSLSPLVALLLVALLSRLILVLATRTTKGGSPSSGDDDGRRRLPPSPPGLPLLGHLPLLLGSLPHRRLQAMAASHGSVVLLRMGRVPTVVASSAAAAQEVMKVRDLAYASRPRLRMAERLLYGRDMAFAPYGERWRQARRVSVLHLLSHRRVLFFRRAREQEAAAMVARVSRTRAAAAAVNLNAALISYSSGIISRAALGVADVRTYGLDGGGGAAGENLTKLFDDFEALLGTVTVGELLPWLAWVDTLTGLHAKAARTSAEMDAFLERVIADHRQRRRAGRHREGGDGDDHRDFVDVLLDVNEAEHDGDDARGVLFDDDSIKGIILNMFSAATDTTYTTLVWAMAELINHPDEIRRLQDEIRAAVAGGGGVTEDHLEQLRYHRRVIKETLRLHAPVPLLLPRETTEDTELLGYRVPARTRVLVNAWAIARDPAAWERADEFLPERFADDDMKATDYLLGHHFRFVPFGAGRRGCPGVGFAAPAMELALASLLYHFDWELPAGGPSKVEMDELKGLSVRLKTTLHLTAKPWSP; encoded by the exons ATGGACGTCTCACTCTCACCGCTTGTTGCACTGCTGCTGGTCGCTCTCCTCTCCCGGCTCATCCTCGTCCTCGCCACAAGGACGACAAAGGGTGGTTCTCCGTCCAGTGGGGACGACGATGGCCGGCGCCGACTGCCACCGTCGCCGCCGGGGCTTCCCCTCCTCGGCCACCTGCCCCTCCTCCTCGGCTCCCTGCCGCACCGTCGCCTCCAGGCGATGGCGGCCTCGCACGGCTCGGTCGTGCTCCTGCGCATGGGCCGCGTGCCCACGGTGGTGGCCTCCTCGGCGGCCGCGGCGCAGGAGGTCATGAAGGTCCGCGACCTGGCCTACGCGAGCCGCCCCAGGCTACGCATGGCGGAGCGCCTCCTGTACGGCCGCGACATGGCCTTCGCCCCCTACGGAGAGCGCTGGCGCCAGGCGCGCCGCGTCtccgtgctccacctcctcagccACCGCCGCGTCCTCTTCTTCCGCCGCGCGCGGGAGCAGGAGGCCGCCGCGATGGTCGCCCGCGTCAGCCgcacccgcgccgccgccgccgccgtcaacCTCAACGCCGCCCTCATATCCTACAGCAGCGGCATCATCTCCCGCGCCGCGCTCGGCGTCGCCGACGTCCGGACCTACGGGCTCGACGGAGGCGGCGGCGCCGCCGGCGAGAATCTCACGAAGCTGTTCGACGACTTCGAGGCGCTGCTTGGGACGGTGACCGTGGGGGAGCTGCTGCCGTGGCTGGCGTGGGTCGACACGCTGACGGGCCTACACGCCAAAGCGGCGCGCACGTCCGCGGAGATGGACGCCTTCCTCGAGCGGGTCATTGCGGACCACCGCCAGAGGCGCCGTGCCGGACGACACCGTGAAGGTGGTGATGGCGATGATCACCGGGACTTCGTCGACGTGCTCTTGGACGTGAACGAGGCGGAGCACGATGGCGACGACGCTCGTGGAGTCCTGTTTGACGACGACTCCATCAAGGGCATTATCTTG AACATGTTTTCCGCCGCCACGGACACGACGTACACGACGCTGGTATGGGCCATGGCGGAGCTCATCAACCACCCGGACGAGATTCGCAGGCTCCAGGACGAGATCCGAGCGGCcgtcgccggcggcggcggcgtcacCGAGGACCACCTCGAGCAGCTGCGCTACCACAGGCGCGTCATCAAGGAGACGCTCCGGCTGCACGCGCCGGTGCCGCTCCTGCTGCCCCGCGAGACGACGGAGGACACGGAGCTCCTTGGCTACCGCGTCCCGGCGCGCACCCGCGTCCTTGTCAACGCCTGGGCCATCGCGCGGGACCCTGCGGCGTGGGAGCGCGCGGACGAGTTCTTGCCGGAGCGCTTCGCGGACGACGACATGAAGGCGACGGACTACCTGCTCGGCCATCACTTCAGGTTCGTGCCGTTCGGCGCGGGGAGGAGAGGGTGCCCTGGTGTCGGGTTCGCCGCGCCGGCCATGGAGCTGGCGCTGGCGAGCCTACTGTACCACTTTGACTGGGAGCTGCCGGCCGGCGGGCCGTCCAAGGTAGAGATGGACGAGCTCAAGGGTCTTTCGGTGCGGCTCAAGACGACCTTGCACTTGACTGCGAAGCCATGGTCTCCTTAG